The following nucleotide sequence is from Anopheles stephensi strain Indian chromosome 3, UCI_ANSTEP_V1.0, whole genome shotgun sequence.
CAGCAGATCACGCGTTGCCGCCAGCAACCGAATCTCGACATCGTTCGGCCGAAGGCGCCACACCAGTCCGGCCGTATGCCAGGTTGTGCCGGCCGTTAGCTTTGACTTTTCGAGCAGTACCGCCCGGACACCGCGCTTGGCCAGCTGGTACAGTGTGTTGCAACCGGCCGATCCGCCACCTGGTGGAGAAAGCAACACAAGCAACCTTAGTCACTGTGGCAGATGCTCGTAGCGTGTACTACGATCGTGTACAAGTTTTCTCTAACAGCTGCTGTTCGGTAGTGAACTGTAAATAAAGAAACCCCTGCCGAGACCTGAGGCCAAGTGAAAACGGACGCACTGACGATCGTACCGGATTGATAAGCGCGTCTGAACTTTGACCAACAGTGATCGTTTGCGGCGTTGTACCTATTTGTAAGCGATGTAGTTCAAGACAGCCGACTCTTTGCGGCGTTTCAGGCTCGCTCGGACATTCACCGACGTCAATCGAAAATCGCACTGGATCAGCGATCGTCGACGAATTGATCGCCAGCCAGCAAAGGTCAAGACGGTTATCGATCATCGAGTCTTGCACCCTCTAAGGGGGTCCCGGGAGAAGATGTTTGGGCTGCCAACGACGACTGCCGGTTTGTTGTTCTCCCAACAGTATTACATACATTTTGCGGAAATTCTTGGAGGAACCTAACCTGCAATACCGAGTGGATGATTCACAGCTTAAGTAGCATTACTAACCAATGATTACTACATCAGCACTTTCGGGAACAGGACTTTCAGTCGAATATTTTCGACCGGTGACCGGTATGACCGCTGTCGAAATCGCACTCAGACGATCACCTCCAAAAAGATGACTTTTGAATTTGGCAACGGCTCCCGTTCGCAATCTTAGCATTGTAACTGATTTTCTCCTTATGCTATCACTGTAGAACACTGACTTTTAGAACTTTGCTGTAGTCAAACTTTATATTTCCCACTTTCTTCCCACTTTCAATGTGGAGTTCTGTTATTTGATCAccgattttttaaatttccggTGCGACTGATCCGTACCAGACGCAGCTCAACACTGATTGTTAGCTCGGTGCGGAAGACTAAAAACCATCATATGTACGTGTACGCTCAAATCAGCAATAGTGGAATTGCTGCTATTGATGATAACAATTATTCGTGGCTATCTGCTGGTCCGTCGGGCTgggagaagcaaacaaaaaaaaaagctagcaaaaagaaaagcaggATGGATGCGCAATGTTATTTGCTGATTGTGTGCTGGTGTGCCGTCAGCTGGCAAAGGGAAGCTTGCCATGATTTAaataggaaacaaaaaaaaaatccacacaGAACCGCTGAACGATGATAATTCACCCCATTAAACGTAGAAGGTTATCCCGGTGTCAGTGCGTTCATCGCAAGGAGAGAGCCCAGACCGGTTCCGAAGGCGACGGATGTTTAGTTTGCAAACGGCACCTGCTAACCAGGATCAAACTGTGTTTTAGCAGCTGTAAGCGAATCGTAAGCAACAGACACTCCCAATGCATAATGGAAAATCATTGAAGAAGAAttgaagaagaaggcaaaagTTGAGGTTTGAATATGTCCTTATAAGCCGTATATGTAAAATGTACTCCTTAGTTATCAAATTGTGTCTGTGCATATAGTGACTTAATACTCAAGGACTAAACATTGACAATATGTCCGTTGAAAATACTACTTGACCCACTTGAATTCACCAAAAAGGGCAGAATATGTAAGTAGGTTCTCCACTTCAAGGatccttctacttcttcttctttcttggcctaacgacctcttaggtcatgcctgccatttctggcttactagaattATTGACTCACgacccagatgagacttgaaccccggttccgccgtgtgaagaccggcgccgctgtcacatctaccaccggacgGCGCAACCACAATACAAGGATCCTCTGAATCACAATTACTCGCAGGTTTGAATCCCTATGGGTTCTTCCAATTTTAAAAACTTGAACGCCTTTGCCGGAGAACAGCATATCATAAGTCAATTGAGACATTCAAGCAAAATACGTTGAAGGAGCTCAGGCAATCCGGGCAAATTTCTCCAGCAAACACATTTGGTAATTTTAAACAGAGGCTCACTGTGCTAAGCTCACTCAAGTGAGGAGCAACATCGATCTCTTCTCACTTAAAGACGTTCATAATGTGAGTAACAGGATCATAACAAACGATCCTAAATTTGATGGCTTATGTCACAGTATGAGTGCACCGCGATGATGCACTTACATTCGAGCGTAACGATCGAAAACAACACTATTGCACTGTTGTGTCAAACTGACAGATGTGTGCGTATATCCACTATTTGTATCCACTGGTAGGACGTATTTCGCACGCCGATTACTACCACATGCATTCTAAGTCATTCGTGTGTCCGGCATCGTCCTGTACAGATCGTTTATCTTTGTTTTATCCTCGTTTCTCGATTAAAATATGGTGCGTGTAGTTCAACTGTGATTTGCTTAAGTGACCGTGTCGACTAAATGATCCAACCACTTCACTTTTTCACATCCCCGCAGCGTGAGGTAATTTCGATTCAGGTAGGACAGGCCGGATGCCAGATCGGGAATGCTTGCTGGCAGCTGTTCACCACCGAGCACGGCGTCCAGCCCGACGGAAAGATGGCCGCTGGCATGCCGATCGAGGAAAACATGGCCGCCTTCTTTCAAGACACTCGCTCCGGCCAGGTAGTGCCACGGAGCATTTTTATCGATCTGGAAGAGTCGGTGATCGACGACATCGGGAACAGTGCGTACCGGCAGCTGTACCACCCGGAGTACATGATCATGGGCAAGGAGGACGCGGCGAACAATTTCGCCCGGGGCCACTATACCGTGGGCAAGCAGATCATCGAGCGGGTCTCGAACACGATCCGCAAGCTGTCGGAGCAGTGCGGTGGGCTGCAGGGCTTCCTGCTCTTTCACTCGTTCGGTGGTGGCACCGGGTCCGGGTTTACCTCGCTGCTGCTCGATCACATCGCGCAGGACTTTGGGAAGAAGTGTAAGCTCCAGTTTGCGGTGTACCCTTCGCCCAAGATCTCGACCGCCGTCGTCGAGCCGTACAATGCGGTGCTGTGCACGCACGGCACCATGAACACGTCCGACTGCTGCTTCATCATGGACAACGAGGCCACGTACGAGATATGCTCCAAAACGCTGCAGATCGACCGTCCGCAGTACACCGACCTGAACGCGCTCGTGGCACAGGTCGTGTCGTCGGCCACCGCTTCCCTCCGCTTCAAGGGCACCATGAACGTGGATCTGAACGAGTTCCAGACGAACCTGGTGCCGTATCCGCGCGTGCACTATCCGCTCGTTTCGTACGCCCCGCTCGTGTCCGCCTCGAAGGCTTCGCACGAGAGCAGCTCGGTGGCGGAAATTACGAACGCCTGCTTCACCGCGGAAAACACGATGGTCAAGTGTGATCCACGGCACGGGAAGTACATGGCCTGCTGCATGCTGTTCCGGGGCGACGTGGTACCGAAGGACACGAACGAGGCGGTCGCCGCGATCAAGACCAAGCGGCACATCAACTTTGTCGACTG
It contains:
- the LOC118511382 gene encoding tubulin alpha-8 chain-like — translated: MREVISIQVGQAGCQIGNACWQLFTTEHGVQPDGKMAAGMPIEENMAAFFQDTRSGQVVPRSIFIDLEESVIDDIGNSAYRQLYHPEYMIMGKEDAANNFARGHYTVGKQIIERVSNTIRKLSEQCGGLQGFLLFHSFGGGTGSGFTSLLLDHIAQDFGKKCKLQFAVYPSPKISTAVVEPYNAVLCTHGTMNTSDCCFIMDNEATYEICSKTLQIDRPQYTDLNALVAQVVSSATASLRFKGTMNVDLNEFQTNLVPYPRVHYPLVSYAPLVSASKASHESSSVAEITNACFTAENTMVKCDPRHGKYMACCMLFRGDVVPKDTNEAVAAIKTKRHINFVDWCPTGFKIGINQQAPSVLPGSELAKPKRAVCMLSNSTAISEAWARLNHKYDLMYKKRAFVHWYVGEGMEEGEFSEARDDLACLERDYEEVAGDTVASGEEFYDDEF